The stretch of DNA GGCAACGCCTACCGCAGCGCTTCGCTGGACGAGCTGCTCACCGCCACCGACGAGATCCCGCTCGGGGACGCGATCGGCTCGGACGACGCCGAGCTGGCCGAGGTGGAGAACCGGGAGACGATCCGCCCGCTGCTGGCCGAGCTGGACGAGCGGGAGCGCCGGATCCTGGTGATGCGGTTCTTCCGCTCGATGACCCAGACCCAGATCGCCGAGCAGGTCGGCATCTCGCAGATGCACGTGTCCCGGCTGCTGTCCCGGACGCTCGTGTGGCTGCGCGAGCGGATGGAGAGCGAACGAACCCCCGCCGAGTCCGCGCAGGACTGACGGGGGCTGTTCGCGCCTCGGCGGTTGGAAGGACCGTCCGGGGCCCGGCCGGGGGAAGGAGCTCGGACCTCGGACGGCCGGCTTGCGGGGTTCCGGGCCCGGCGGGCCCGGAACCGGGCATCACTTGACCGAGATGCCGTGCTGCTGCAGCCAGGGCTGCGGGTCGACCTTGGTGCCACCCTTCTGCACACCGAAGTGCAGGTGCGGGCCGGTGGACTTGCCCTTGTTGCCAAGAGTGGCGATCTTGTCGCCTGCGTTCACCTTTTGCCCGGTCTTCACGTCGATGGTGTTGATGTGGCCGTAGACGGTGATCGTGCCGTCGTTGTGCTGCACCCGGACCCACTGGCCGAAGCCGCTGGCCGGACCGGCGCTGATGACCTTGCCGTCGGCGACGCTCTTGATCGGCGTGCCGATCTTGTTGGCGATGTCGATGCCCTTGTGCGAGCTGCCCCAGCGGGATCCGAATCCGGAGCTGAGGGTGCCTTCGGCGGGCTTGACGAAGTCCGGCTTCGCCGCGGCGGGCTTGGCCGGGGCTGCCGGCTTGGCCGCGGCCGCGGGTTGAGCCGCGGGCGCAGGGGCCTGGTTGGCCTGCTCCGCTACGACCGCCTTGCTCTTGTCGAGCTGCTTGGCGGCGTCCTGCGCACCCGCGGCGGGCGCCGCGGGCAGGTGGACCGGGGCGGCCTGCTGCTCGGCGACCGGGCGCACGGCGTGCTCCTCGGCGCCTCCGGTCGCGTTCGCGGCCAGCGGCTGGCCGATCGCGGCGAAGGCACCGACCGCGACCGCGGCCGCGGCGATCTTGTTGCCGATGGGGAACTTGTTCCCGGGCCGGGGGCGGAACGAGTTCAGCAGGGATTCGCGGAGAGCCGGCTTCGGGGTCTGACCGGTCTCCTCGCTGTGCTTGGCCATTATCGCCTTTCCGTCTTCGGGGGTGGTCCGGGCACTCCCGCCGGGGGACGCGGGTGACCTCTTCGGGGGCGAGATCTTTTCGTGACCGAACCGTGATGTTCCAGCGAAAAAGGTAGCTAAGCGTCACCAAGGGCGGCAATTCCTCACCCTTCAGCAGGAAGTACGCCTGCCGCACGCGGCTCGCACGAGCACATTTAGTGACGGGAAGCGATGACCTTCAGATTACGCAGATGATCTAGCTGGAGGTGCTCCGGGAAGCGGCCTCCGCGACGGTCCACCGAGATCGGCGACCGAGTGCACCCACCTGCCCGCGATCAGTGTTTTTCCCTGGTCAACGGCATAACGGGCGCTGCGGCCGAACGTCCGGCGAACCTGCGCCCGACCGCGCGGGGTGGCGGGCGGGCTCCGCCGGACTCGCCGGTGACCTGCGAATTCGATCAGGACGATCGATCTTGCGAGTGGGTCGTCGACCAAGGCGTCAGATCGGCGAAAGTGGCCTTGGGCACAAGTCCGACACAACCCTCGATGAAGCCGCCATGAGCGAGGCAGCGACGAGCCGTCCACAGCCTGCACCGCGGGCTCCCGCAACGATCGCCTCCGACCGCGCTAGGCGCTGAACCGGGTGATCGAGATTCCGGCGCGTGCGGGCGCGGTGACCGAACGCCGCCGGACTCCCGGACTCTGGGACGTAGCTGCCCCACGATGGGTCGATCTGGTTCACTGGCGGGCATGACGTGCGGTGACCAGTGGGGCGTGCTCGTGCAGCGCCTGCATGTGGATCTGCTGCTCGTCTGTTCATCCGGGTGTCGTCGGCGCATCCTGAGCCGTCCTGCGCTCGACCGGGTCCAGTAGCTCCCGAGTCCCAGGCCGTTCCTGCGCCCTGCCCGCGCCGCGCAGCGCCTGCCGCGCGCCGCGCGAGAACTCCGCCGCGCGCCGGGCAGAACCGCTGCGGAGGTCCGCGCCCGTCCACCACGCCCCGAAGATCCTTGCCCGAAAGATCCGGGCACTGCCGGGGCCTTCCCGAACGCCACCCCACGGAGAGAACGTGCAGACCTTCCTGATCTTCGCGCTCGGCGGGTTCATAGCCCAGCTCGTCGACGGTTCCCTCGGCATGGCCTACGGGGTGACCTCCACGACGATCCTGCTGACGGCGGGACTGAGCCCGGCGCTGGCCTCGGCCTCGGTGCACCTGGCCGAGATCGGCACCTCGGTGGCCTCCGGGGTCTCGCACTGGCGGTTCGGCAACGTGGACTGGAAGGTCGTGCTGCAGCTCGGCGTGCCGGGCGCGGTCGGGGCGTTCCTCGGTGCCACCGCGCTGAGCAACATTTCGACCGAGGCGGCCGAGCCCTGGATGTCGACGATCCTGCTGGTGCTGGGCGCCTACGTGCTGCTGCGGTTCGCGCTGCGCCCGCTGCGCAAGCGCCAATTGACCGGGGTGAGCCCGAAACTGCTGGCGCCGCTGGGCCTGGTGGCGGGTTTCGTCGACGCCACCGGCGGCGGCGGTTGGGGCCCGGTGTCCACGCCGACGTTGCTGAGCACCGGCAAGGTCGAGCCGCGCAAGATCGTCGGTTCGGTGGACACCAGCGAGTTCCTGGTGGCGATGGCCGCCAGCGTCGGGTTCCTCACCTCGCTGGCCGGCGAACCGCTGTCCTGGATGACGGTGGGCGCGCTGCTGGTCGGTGGCGTGGTGGCCGCGCCGCTGGCGGCCTACCTGGTGCGGGTCGTGCCGATGCGGATGATCGGCGTCGGTGCGGGCGGGCTGATCGTGCTCACCAACGCCCGCACGCTGATCAAGGCGTTCGAGCTGCCCGCGCCGTCGGTGATCTACGCGGTGATCGTGCTGGCCTGGGTGGCGGCGCTGGTGGTCACGGTGCGCCAGATCGTGCGCGACCGGCGCGAGGAGGTTCCGGACGAGGCCGGTGAGCCGGTCGGCTGAATCGGCCGGGCGTCGCTGCGCCGAACGAGTGACCGGCCGGTCGAGTCGCTGGAGCGGCCGAGTGCGGCCGGTCGGCTCGCGGCATCCGCCGGGACCGGCGGGAAAGCCAGGACCGAAAAGCTGATCATAACGCACGCAGCGTCGGGAATTACCCACGTGCCGTATCGCGCGAATCATACGAAAGGGCTACGGTCTGTGGGCCGTGTGGAAGCCCCCCGACACGCGGTAGGCGCCCCGGGTGCGAACAGGTGCTAGTGCTCGCGCCCGGGACGCCGCTCCCCGTACCGCGGCCGTCGCACGGCCGCATCGTGTTTCCGCCCGCGAGGGACGAACCGCGGCTCGCTCGGTGCCACCTCGGCGACCCCGCACCGTTGGCAGCCGTTCCGGCGAGGCGCGTTGGTTCACAGTGTGCACGCCTAATTTGGAATATTCCAGCCCTTGGGGCGCACAGTTCGAGCACAGCACCGAATCGGCGGCGTGATCGCCGGCGGCCGGGCCGGGCAAAACGCCGGCGGGCGCCCGAAACGGGCACCCGCCGGATCCGCGGAACCTCGGTCCGCTGAGCCTGCGGCTCAGCTCTCCGAACGCAGCGGGCTGGAAGCCGTCCGCCACTGCACGGTCGGGCGCATCGCGCCCAGATCGACCCGGCCGACGTGCTGCTGGGCCACCCCGAACAGCGACTCGATCAGCGTGTTCGACAGCAGGTGCGGCTGCAGGCCCAGCTCGACCAGCCCGGTGTGCACCACGTTGTAGTGGTGCTCGGACTGCTCCACCCGCGGGTTGTCCAGGTACTCGACCTCGACCGCGCCGTCGAAGCTGTTGGCCACGACCTTGGCGATCTCCTCCACCGAGAAGCTCTCGGTCATCTGGTTGAACACCCGGAACTCGCCCGGCTCGGCCGGGTTCTCCGCGGCCAGCCGGATGCACTCCACGGTGTCCCGGATGTCGATCAGCCCGCGGGTCTGCCCGCCGCTGCCGTACACCGTCAGCGGGTGCCCCAGCACCGCCTGGATCACGAACCGGTTCAGCACCGTGCCGAACACCGCGTCGTAATCGAAACGGGTCGCCAGCCGCGGGTCGCGCAGGGTTTGCGGCGTCTCCTGGCCGTAGACCACGCCCTGGTTCAGGTCGGTCGCGCGAAGCCCCCAGATCCGGCAGGCGAACTCGATGTTGTGGCTGTCGTGCACCTTGCTGAGGTGGTAGAAGGAGCCCGGCTTCTTCGGGTACAGCATCCGGTCGGTCCGCCCCTTGTGCGTGACCTCCAGCCAGCCCTCTTCGATGTCGATGTTCGGCGTCCCGTACTCGCCCATCGTGCCCAGCTTCACCAGGTGGATCTCGGGGTCGATCTCCTGGATCGCGAACAGCACGTTGAGGTTGCCGACCACGTTGTTCTGCTGGGTGTAGACCGCGTGCTTGCGGTCGATCATCGAGTACGGCGCGGCGCGCTGCTCCGCGTAGTGCACGATGGTGTCCGGCCGGAAATCACGAACCATCTCGTAGGTGAAATCGGCATCGCACAGATCGCCGTAGTAGGACTTGATGGCTTTTCCGGACACCTCCCGCCAAGTGTCGACGCGGGACTGCATCGGCTCGATCGGCACCAGGCTCTGCACGCCCATCTCGTGGTCGTAGCCGCGCCTGGCGAAGTTGTCGGCCACCGCCACCTCGTGGCCGTGATCGGACAGGTGCAGAGCGGTCGGCCAGCCCAGGTAGCCATCGCCCCCGAGGACGAGGATTCGCACGCCTTGTTCTCCTCTACGTCATTGCGGGTGTGCCACCGGCGCCTGCGGTTCCGCCCCGGGAGCGCGAACACCGGCGGCCACGGTCACCGGAACCCGGACTCGGCGCCGGCGACGATCGGCACGGTAGGAAACATCCTGTCGGAACGAGGTGAAGGCGCTCGTGCGGCCCGGATCCCGCCCCGAAGACATCGAAATGGTCTCATCCTTCGGCGGCGTAGCGAAGAGTCGAACCTGCCGCGGATGAGAGAGCAACGGCACTTCGCGGCACCTCGCTATCGTGCGGACACGAACCGCACCGGCAACGGCGCGGTACTCGCCGGAAAGCTGTCTGGGAAGGACGGGAAAATGCAGGCCGCGGAAACCACGGAACCCTCCGGAATGACCGGGCGGGAGCGGCGCGGCCGCTACTGGCAGCTGGTGAGCCGGTTCGCGGCCGCGTCGGTCGTGGCGACCGGGATCAGCCAGGTCGTGTTCGTCGGCTCCTACGCGGTGGGCGCCCCGGCGGTGTTCTCGACGGTGCTGGCATGGCTGGCCGGTGCGGTGCCGAACTTCGTGCTCAACCGGCGCACCTGGGGCGGCGGCGGGCGCGCGGCGCTGCGCGGGGAGATCACCCGCTACGCGGTGATGTCGGTGGGAACCGCGCTGCTGGCCGCGCTCGCCACCAGCGGTGCCGAGCGGCTGGCGCTCGGGGCGTTCCCGCACGACCACGCCCCGCGGGTCGCGGTCGTGTGGGGTGCGTACGCGGCGACCTACCTGGTGATGTTCGTGGTGAAGTTCCTGATCATCGACCGGTTCATCTTCACCGCTCGCTCGCGGCCGCAACGGGCTCGCTGACCGGCTCCGGGGCCGTTGCCGCGACCGGGGCGCGGCGTTCGCGCAGCCAGGTGCCGATGACGACCTTGGCGTAGCGGTAGCCGTAGAGCACGTTGTTGCCCTTCTTGCTCTCGCCCGCGGTGCGGGCCAGCATCGTCATCGGCCGCTCCAGCACCCGGTAACCGCGGGCGAGCACGCCGACCAGCAGCTCGGAGGACTGGTACTGCTGCTGTTCCAGCCGCACCGAGTTCGGCACCTGCACCTTCATCGCGCGGAAGCCGAACGAGGTGTCGGTGATCCGCTGCCTGGTCATCGCGCTGACCATCCAGGCGAACACGTAGGTCCCGGCGCGGCGCACCAGGTCGGTGCTCTCGGTGCGGCCGAGGCGCCGCGAACCGGTGACGAAGTCCGCGCGGTCGTCGACCAGCGGCTGCAGCAGGTCCGGCAGCTCGGTGATGTCGTACTGGCCGTCGGCGTCTGTGGTGATCACGTAGCGCGCGCCGCGCTCGGCGGCCAACCGGTAGCCGAGGCGCAGCGCAGCGCCCTGCCCGCGGTTCTCGGGGGCGACGCAGGTCTGCGCGCCGTGGCGCAGCGCGACCTCGGCGGTGTCGTCGGTGGCCCCGTCCACGACGACGAGGGCGTCGACGTCCAATCCGCAGCTGTTCGCCGGGATGCCGTCGAGCACCGGGCCCAGCGCTTCCTGCTCGTTGTAGGCCGCGATCAGC from Saccharopolyspora sp. SCSIO 74807 encodes:
- a CDS encoding M23 family metallopeptidase, with protein sequence MAKHSEETGQTPKPALRESLLNSFRPRPGNKFPIGNKIAAAAVAVGAFAAIGQPLAANATGGAEEHAVRPVAEQQAAPVHLPAAPAAGAQDAAKQLDKSKAVVAEQANQAPAPAAQPAAAAKPAAPAKPAAAKPDFVKPAEGTLSSGFGSRWGSSHKGIDIANKIGTPIKSVADGKVISAGPASGFGQWVRVQHNDGTITVYGHINTIDVKTGQKVNAGDKIATLGNKGKSTGPHLHFGVQKGGTKVDPQPWLQQHGISVK
- a CDS encoding sulfite exporter TauE/SafE family protein, with the translated sequence MQTFLIFALGGFIAQLVDGSLGMAYGVTSTTILLTAGLSPALASASVHLAEIGTSVASGVSHWRFGNVDWKVVLQLGVPGAVGAFLGATALSNISTEAAEPWMSTILLVLGAYVLLRFALRPLRKRQLTGVSPKLLAPLGLVAGFVDATGGGGWGPVSTPTLLSTGKVEPRKIVGSVDTSEFLVAMAASVGFLTSLAGEPLSWMTVGALLVGGVVAAPLAAYLVRVVPMRMIGVGAGGLIVLTNARTLIKAFELPAPSVIYAVIVLAWVAALVVTVRQIVRDRREEVPDEAGEPVG
- a CDS encoding NAD-dependent epimerase/dehydratase family protein; translated protein: MRILVLGGDGYLGWPTALHLSDHGHEVAVADNFARRGYDHEMGVQSLVPIEPMQSRVDTWREVSGKAIKSYYGDLCDADFTYEMVRDFRPDTIVHYAEQRAAPYSMIDRKHAVYTQQNNVVGNLNVLFAIQEIDPEIHLVKLGTMGEYGTPNIDIEEGWLEVTHKGRTDRMLYPKKPGSFYHLSKVHDSHNIEFACRIWGLRATDLNQGVVYGQETPQTLRDPRLATRFDYDAVFGTVLNRFVIQAVLGHPLTVYGSGGQTRGLIDIRDTVECIRLAAENPAEPGEFRVFNQMTESFSVEEIAKVVANSFDGAVEVEYLDNPRVEQSEHHYNVVHTGLVELGLQPHLLSNTLIESLFGVAQQHVGRVDLGAMRPTVQWRTASSPLRSES
- a CDS encoding GtrA family protein; its protein translation is MQAAETTEPSGMTGRERRGRYWQLVSRFAAASVVATGISQVVFVGSYAVGAPAVFSTVLAWLAGAVPNFVLNRRTWGGGGRAALRGEITRYAVMSVGTALLAALATSGAERLALGAFPHDHAPRVAVVWGAYAATYLVMFVVKFLIIDRFIFTARSRPQRAR